The genomic segment GTCCGACACTCTCTCTCGGTTCCCCGAGACGAGGCTTGCGCGTCTGCTCCACTGTCAGTCCAAAGAATCCATACTGGAGCTGTGCGACGACTACGACGACACAGAGAAGGAGTTTTACTTCGACAGGAACCCAGCTCTCTTCCCTTACGTGCTCAATTTCTACAACACGGGGCGGCTGCATGTCATGGCCGAGCTGTGCATCTTCTCCTTCAGCCAGGAGATAGAGTACTGGGGCATCAACGAGTTCTTCATCgactcctgctgcagcagcgcTTACCACTGTAGGAAAATAGTCCAAGAGCGAGAAGACTGGGAGGACCGGAGCGATGAAGGCAGCACCACCTCATCTTTTGACGAGCTGTTGGAGTTTTACAACGACGCCACCAAGTTCGACAAGCAGCTGCTCGGGAGCGCACGGAGGCGCATCTGGTTAATGCTAGATAACCCGGGCTACTCTGTGCCCAGCCGCCTCATCAGCATCCTCTCTATCATTGTGGTGCTTGGCTCCATCGCCACTATGTGCATGAACAGTATGAGCGAGTTCAGCCTGTTGGACAGCGAGGGGCAGCCCACGGAGGACCCGCGTTTCGAGATTGTGGAGCACTTTGGCATCGGCTGGTTCACTCTGGAGCTGGTCGCCAGGTTCGTGGTGGCGCCAGATCTTCTACATTTTTTTGAGCACCCGTTAAACGCTATAGACTTGGTGTCCATACTTCCGTTTTACCTGACACTCCTAATTAACCTGGTGGTCGAGAGCAGCCCGGCGCTCGCCAACCTTGGACGCGTTGCGCAAGTGCTGAGGCTGATGAGGATTTTCCGCATCTTGAAACTGGCCCGTCACTCTACAGGGCTGCGCTCTCTGGGGGCTACCCTCAGGAACAGCTACAAAGAGGTGGGCCTGTTGCTTCTCTACCTGGCAGTCGGAGTTTCGTTTTTCTCCGTCATGGCTTACACGGTGGAGAAAGAGGACAGCGAGGATCTCTCCACCATCCCGGCGTGCTGGTGGTGGGCCACCGTCAGCATGACCACCGTTGGGTACGGAGACGTGGTACCAGTGTCCATTGCGGGCAAGCTGACCGCCTCGGCGTGCATCCTGGCTGGGATCTTAGTAGTAGTGCTTCCGATTACGCTTATTTTCAATAAATTCTCCCTGTTCTACAAGAGACAAAAGCAGCTGGAGATCGCAATGAGGAGCTGTGATTTCGATGAGGGGATAAAAGAGGTGCCCTCGGTCAACCTACGGAACTATTATGCTCACAAAGTGAAATCCTTGATGGCGAGCTTGTCAAACATGAGTCGGAGTTCACCCAGTGAACACAGTCTGAATGAATCAATCCACTGAAACACTTTGCTCGGGGGCGCCCGGTCCCGTTGGGTGAAACAGCTTCATGAGGAGCTGTCCGGGGTGCTGAAGCACACCTCCCTCCTGGCCGTTTGCCTCTATGTAGCTCAGTGCAATAATGTGTTGATCTATGTGTCAGTGACAATGAGAATATAATAAACTGTAAAGGACAGCCTGAATATAATATCTCACTGTGCATCAACATGGTCCCTCACCCAACAGGCccaaaaaaataactgtttaaaaagacaaaagattctgctgttgttTACAGTCCTAAAAGGTGCCACACTATTGTCCACCCTCCAGCTATACTTGTCGTGATCAAATCTGTTTGAAAGTAACTCCAGctggatattttttatttttgaaagggTGTTTACATGTTATTGTGGTGTTGCAACAAGATGACTTAAAATGTGTGATTGAAAAGAAGAGTGTattaaacaagaaaaacataacaCACTTTCTTGATTTTTCTATGTGCAGAACAAGGGTCCCCCAGTCTTCCTAAGTGTGTCTTACTGATTGAGATAACACATGTAAGCCTGAAGGGGTAAAGAGGGTTTTATATGAGGTACTGACACAATATCTGAAACGGTTTGACAGGCATATAGCAACAACATTCAGAGATGACATGTTGAATGCATTTTGTTCTTCAAagaatttttcctttttcacaatttcaatTATTTACTGAATAGATTTTCCTAATAAAATGTCCAGTATTTCAGCAACATATGTATTATCAAAACAGTATGGATGTATCAAACCTACAGATACACATTATGGGCACTCAAACTTGTTGCTTTATTTGACAGAAATAATGCAAACATACTAGGTGCGTACCAGTTCCTATAGAGAATACAGTTCACATAGACCTACTCCTTCCTTTCACAGTATCTGATGTAAAACCTTTGCCTCCTTTCCTCAAACTTAGGATGCAAATGGCAGAGAGAACCTGCATAAGTCTCTTTTTATCAAGTCTGATCTATTCCACTTGGGCTGAGGGAAGTCATGCAAATCCTCTCCCTGCCTGTGGTCGCTGGTGCAATAAACAGCCCTCTCAGGGATGCAGTAGCAGGAATTCAACAGAGAGCACTCACTTAGTGGCATTGATTTCAGTTTAAAGAATGAAGAATCATTTGATATAAGTTGGCTTCGACTCTAAAAAGTCAATCCTTTTGTCATTTCACAATTTGGTACAGTCAAGTACACTTAATTTCAGAGCTTTAATATAAAGCTAAATTTATTTTGCAGCCAGTTGTtaaaatgagaaacaacattttttattctgtggTGAATCTTCATGATTGTGTTTGAAAACACACCATGGCAGAATCTTCTTCAAAAGGTTTTCTGTAA from the Limanda limanda chromosome 11, fLimLim1.1, whole genome shotgun sequence genome contains:
- the LOC133014734 gene encoding potassium voltage-gated channel subfamily S member 2-like, encoding MTGHVLGEPRGGAHMDDNAAIHINVGGFKKRLLSDTLSRFPETRLARLLHCQSKESILELCDDYDDTEKEFYFDRNPALFPYVLNFYNTGRLHVMAELCIFSFSQEIEYWGINEFFIDSCCSSAYHCRKIVQEREDWEDRSDEGSTTSSFDELLEFYNDATKFDKQLLGSARRRIWLMLDNPGYSVPSRLISILSIIVVLGSIATMCMNSMSEFSLLDSEGQPTEDPRFEIVEHFGIGWFTLELVARFVVAPDLLHFFEHPLNAIDLVSILPFYLTLLINLVVESSPALANLGRVAQVLRLMRIFRILKLARHSTGLRSLGATLRNSYKEVGLLLLYLAVGVSFFSVMAYTVEKEDSEDLSTIPACWWWATVSMTTVGYGDVVPVSIAGKLTASACILAGILVVVLPITLIFNKFSLFYKRQKQLEIAMRSCDFDEGIKEVPSVNLRNYYAHKVKSLMASLSNMSRSSPSEHSLNESIH